One stretch of Acanthochromis polyacanthus isolate Apoly-LR-REF ecotype Palm Island chromosome 16, KAUST_Apoly_ChrSc, whole genome shotgun sequence DNA includes these proteins:
- the rps6kc1 gene encoding ribosomal protein S6 kinase delta-1 — protein sequence MISQRDRGELARFYTVTDPKKHQKGYTVYKVTARIISRKNPEDVQEITVWKRYSDFRKLHQNLWQLHKNVCSQSELFPPFAKAKVFGRFDDSVIEERRQCSEDLLQFSANIPALYSSQHIQDFFKGGEVHDGSELIGPAEPFSDFLADSLSDCSSDVQRDISGADDLTITSEYGGPSSDSDLTSLAVDTDSLAELDDGMASGRTSPNQPQGGATNFSSSCSPRLPSLHDRRTPSPAPVPASSAPNPEVSWPGRTPLFSGSLKKAGGGNPKDVKSDYLDKASELICFAVQKEKEQDYQAAFSYYRSGVDLLLQGVQGEPSATRREAVKKKTAEYLMRAEQISSQHLKSNMGQGSTQTVAFGAQCCASTSRGGQQSPSEELRAYRVLGVIDKVLLVMDKRTQETFILKGLRKSSDCGRTKRTIMPHSVPHMVQLRKFIVSEDAVFLLLQYAEGGKLWSHVGKYMRNSSPDESFDIPFIQKSHTTAVHSPQHMMPHLDPDSASCDSGPVAGSDSASELQKEEENPTVSPLKKLLPPRLVEQTGAQSDSGATSEEECTNSYLTLCNEYEQEKVEPDALEEEEEKSEQEMLSLEVPNATTTTSSRSRSLLSNDSLSSPISSQELGFFSELSDKSGYTHDNERGEGQDHGEVFSPVRSPAVPMSLDQSKHTPMEFFRIDSKDSASEVTCLDLGERGSSNTQVPLFSASDLGSDVTEDLPELAQEVKGPSLEFWGLDCSDKGSNESVPVISFKEAVVEDEGHPPDLLVNLPVMSGTVDSLQEELETSGVCLGLEVTASPQKFIQPDVLQLHSQPEEEEEQPQELSSLCIASTACDTSAASTSPFNSLWDDYNLAFGQEASDKLFDHPECQNNDLPLDAGIPDSDSHSDKLEPKTSENTDLVPNPSGDSTGSIPAINGAEASAVVESLLGLDGESSRVISDTGGSEFDKEVSRLFAELDELSLAASQARIPEEFVRCWAVEMVTALDSLHQEGIICRDLNPNNILLDHKGHVQLTYFCSWSDVEESCDKEAIANMYCAPEVGGIGEETASCDWWSLGAILFELLTGMSLLRCHPAGIGRHTALNIPESVSEEARSLLEQLLQYNPMERLGAGVGGVDDIKSHPFFAGVDWPK from the exons ATGATATCGCAGCGGGACAGAGGAGAACTTGCTCGTTTTTATACTGTCACGGACCCCAAAAAGCACCAGAAAGGCTACACTGTGTACAAAGTCACCGCGAGG ATAATCTCCAGGAAGAACCCCGAGGATGTCCAAGAG ATAACGGTGTGGAAGAGATACAGTGATTTCCGGAAGCTACATCAGAATCTCTGGCAGCTGCACAAGAATGTGTGTAGCCAGTCTGAGCTGTTTCCTCCCTTTGCTAAGGCCAAAGTCTTTG GTCGTTTTGATGACTCAGTGATTGAGGAAAGAAGACAGTGCTCTGAGGATCTCCTACAGTTCTCTGCTAATATTCCTGCTCTTTACAGCAGTCAGCACATCCAAGATTTCTTCAAG ggAGGTGAGGTTCACGACGGCTCAGAGCTCATTGGACCGGCGGAGCCCTTTTCTGACTTCCTGGCTGACAGTTTGTCAGACTGTAGCTCTGATG TTCAGAGAGACATCAGTGGTGCAGATGATTTGACTATCACATCAGAGTATGGAG GCCCGTCCAGTGACAGCGACCTGACCTCCCTGGCTGTGGATACGGACTCTCTGGCTGAGTTGGATGATGGCATGGCCTCAGGTCGCACCTCCCCAAACCAGCCACAAGGGGGAGCCACCAACTTTAGTAGTAGCTGCAGCCCACGTTTGCCTTCCCTGCATGACCGCCGCACTCCATCTCCTGCCCCAGTCCCTGCCTCCTCCGCCCCTAACCCAGAGGTCAGCTGGCCAGGTAGAACGCCGCTCTTCTCGGGCAGTCTGAAGAAAGCCGGCGGTGGCAACCCGAAGGACGTGAAGTCAGACTACCTAGACAAAGCCAGCGAGCTCATCTGTTTCGCTGTACAAAAGGAAAAAGAGCAGGATTACCAGGCAGCTTTTTCGTACTACCGCAGTGGAGTTGACTTGCTGCTGCAAGGAGTGCAAG GTGAGCCCAGTGCCACGCGACGGGAGGCAGTGAAGAAGAAGACTGCTGAGTATCTGATGCGCGCTGAACAGATCTCCAGTCAGCATCTGAAAAGCAACATGGGTCAAGGCTCAACACAGACAGTG gCCTTCGGGGCTCAGTGCTGCGCTTCCACTAGCAGAGGAGGGCAGCAGAGTCCGTCTGAGGAGCTGAGAGCTTACAGGGTGTTAGGAGTCATAGATAAG GTTCTTCTGGTCATGGACAAGAGAACACAGGAGACGTTCATCCTGAAA GGTCTGAGGAAGAGCAGTGACTGCGGGCGGACTAAGAGGACCATCATGCCTCACTCCGTGCCCCACATGGTGCAGCTGAGAAAGTTCATCGTCTCCGAAGATGCCGTTTTCCTTCTGCTGCAGTACGCTGAAG GTGGGAAGCTGTGGTCTCACGTTGGAAAGTACATGCGTAATTCCAGTCCAGACGAGAGCTTCGACATTCCTTTCATCCAGAAGAGCCACACCACGGCCGTGCACTCTCcacagcacatgatgccacacTTGGATCCAGATTCAGCCAGTTGTGATTCAGGGCCTGTTGCTGGTTCAGATTCTGCATCTGAGCTGCAGAAGGAAGAAGAGAATCCCACCGTGTCTCCTCTGAAGAAGCTTCTCCCTCCCAGGCTGGTCGAACAAACGGGGGCCCAGTCCGACTCTGGAGCCACCTCTGAAGAAGAGTGCACCAACAGTTACTTGACCCTTTGCAATGAGTACGAACAAGAGAAAGTGGAACCGGATgcgctggaggaggaggaagagaagagtgAACAGGAGATGCTGTCATTGGAGGTGCCCAACGCTACGACCACCACGTCCTCGCGAAGTCGCTCTCTTCTGAGCAACGACAGCCTCTCTTCACCCATCAGTTCTCAGGAGCTCGGCTTCTTCAGCGAGTTGTCTGACAAAAGCGGCTACACCCACGACAATGAACGCGGCGAAGGACAGGATCACGGTGAAGTCTTTAGTCCTGTACGTTCTCCTGCTGTGCCTATGTCGCTGGATCAGTCCAAGCACACACCCATGGAGTTTTTTAGAATTGATAGCAAAGACAGTGCCAGTGAGGTGACCTGCCTCGACTTAGGAGAGCGGGGCTCTTCTAATACGCAGGTTCCCCTCTTTTCTGCGTCTGACCTGGGCTCCGACGTTACCGAGGATCTTCCAGAGCTGGCTCAGGAGGTTAAAGGCCCCAGTTTGGAGTTTTGGGGCTTGGACTGTAGTGATAAAGGCTCCAACGAGTCTGTGCCAGTCATCTCATTTAAAGAAGCAGTAGTTGAGGATGAAGGTCACCCACCAGACCTTTTGGTCAACCTTCCTGTAATGAGCGGGACAGTAGACTCTCTACAGGAGGAATTGGAGACTTCAGGAGTGTGTCTGGGCCTCGAGGTCACTGCGTCTCCTCAGAAGTTTATCCAGCCTGACGTTTTACAGCTTCACAGCCAgcctgaggaagaggaggagcagccGCAGGAGCTTTCGTCTTTATGCATAGCCTCTACAGCTTGTGACACAAGTGCTGCATCTACGTCTCCTTTCAACTCACTCTGGGACGACTACAACCTGGCGTTTGGACAAGAGGCCTCTGACAAATTGTTTGATCACCCTGAATGCCAAAATAATGACCTCCCCCTCGATGCAGGCATCCCAGATAGTGATTCCCATAGTGACAAACTAGAGCCCAAAACAAGCGAAAACACAGACTTGGTTCCAAACCCCAGCGGCGACAGCACAGGCTCCATCCCAGCCATAAATGGGGCCGAGGCCAGTGCAGTGGTTGAGAGTTTATTAGGTCTTGATGGTGAATCATCAAGAGTTATTAGTGATACAGGTGGCAGTGAATTTGATAAAGAAGTGTCGCGGCTGTTCGCAGAGCTGGACGAGCTGTCGTTGGCTGCGTCCCAAGCTCGTATCCCGGAGGAGTTCGTACGATGCTGGGCAGTAGAGATGGTGACAGCCCTGGATTCTCTGCACCAAGAAGGCATCATCTGCCGGGACCTAAATCCCAACAACATCCTGCTTGACCACAAAG GTCACGTTCAGCTCACCTACTTCTGTAGCTGGAGTGATGTGGAGGAGTCCTGTGACAAAGAGGCCATCGCCAACATGTACTGTGCACCAG